From a region of the Danio aesculapii chromosome 4, fDanAes4.1, whole genome shotgun sequence genome:
- the tymp gene encoding thymidine phosphorylase, with the protein MSSEDGTISFPELIKLKRNGGQFSPAEIHTFVQGITTGAIQKSQIGAMLMAIWQKGMTDKETLALTREMMNSGDTFKWPNEWLVLDKHSTGGVGDKVSLPLAPALAACGCKVPMISGRGLAHTGGTLDKLESIPGFNVNQSVQQVKQILEDVGCCIVGQTESLVPADRVLYAIRDATSTVDSLPLITSSIISKKGAEGLSALVLDVKFGRAALYKDLDSARSLAQSLVTVGNKLGVKTGAVLSRMDAPIGQTVGNAVEVCEALECLKGRGPDDLRELVIYLGGHLLWMCGHSSTLESGKHEIAVKLKNGEALKKFQGMLEAQGVNGDVAHSLCSDESCYFEYMKRAANQTELKVPKDGAVLDIDGLALAEVLHKLGAGRTKSGEKIDHSVGAEMLVEMGQLVQKGQSWIRIHHNSPDLSAQQCSDLQKALVIGSCIQYQAAFRIVEFIHPNHHMS; encoded by the exons ATGTCCTCTGAAGATGGCACAATTAGTTTCCCTGAGCTtataaagctgaaaagaaatggtGGACAATTCAGTCCGGCAGAAATACACACTTTTGTGCAAGGAATCACAACCGGAGCCATCCAGAAAAGTCAAATCG GCGCAATGCTAATGGCAATATGGCAGAAGGGCATGACTGATAAAGAGACCCTGGCATTGACACGAGAGATGATGAACTCTGGAGACACATTTAAATGGCCGAATGAATGGCTTGTTTTGGACAAACACTCAACCGGAGGGGTTGGAGACAAAGTCAGCCTTCCTCTCGCTCCAGCTCTGGCTGCATGTGGCTGTAAG GTGCCCATGATAAGCGGGAGAGGACTGGCACATACAGGTGgcacactggacaaactggagTCTATCCCTGGGTTTAACGTCAACCAGTCGGTTCAACAG GTCAAGCAGATCCTAGAAGATGTAGGCTGTTGCATTGTGGGACAGACAGAGAGTCTTGTGCCAGCAGATCGTGTTCTCTACGCCATCAGAGACGCCACTTCCACTGTTGATAGCCTTCCTCTGATCACAA GCTCCATCATTTCCAAGAAAGGAGCTGAAGGTCTGAGTGCTCTTGTGTTAGATGTGAAGTTTGGCAGAGCTGCTCTGTATAAAGATCTGGACAGTGCTCGCAGTCTCGCTCAGTCATTG GTCACTGTTGGAAACAAGCTAGGTGTAAAAACAGGGGCCGTGCTGAGCCGAATGGACGCTCCCATTGGCCAGACTGTGGGAAATGCAGTTGAGGTGTGTGAAGCGCTTGAGTGCCTCAAAGGAAGAGGCCCAGACGATCTCAGGGAACTGGTCATCTATTTAG GTGGGCATCTATTGTGGATGTGTGGCCACTCCTCAACCCTGGAGAGTGGGAAACATGAAATCGCTGTAAAACTGAAGAACGGAGAAGCCCTGAAAAAGTTCCAGGGGATGCTGGAGGCTCAGGGAGTGAATGGAGATGTGGCCCATTCCCTGTGCTCAGATGAGAGCTGCTACTTTGAGTATATGAAGCGTGCAGCGAATCAGACAGAGCTTAAGGTGCCGAAGGATG GAGCTGTTTTGGACATTGACGGTCTGGCTCTGGCTGAAGTGCTGCATAAACTAGGAGCAGGACGCACTAAATCGGGAGAGAAAATCGATCATAGTGTTGGAGCAGAGATGCTGGTTGAGATGGGACAGCTGGTGCAGAAAG GTCAATCGTGGATCAGGATTCATCACAACAGCCCAGATCTAAGCGCACAGCAGTGTTCTGACCTGCAGAAAGCTTTAGTCATTGGCAGCTGCATCCAATACCAAGCTGCATTTCGCATAGTGGAATTCATCCACCCAAATCACCACATGTCCTAA
- the lsm8 gene encoding LSM8 homolog, U6 small nuclear RNA associated — MSTALESYIHRTVAIVTSDGRMIVGTLKGFDQAINLILDESHERVFSSSQGVEQVVLGLYIVRGDNVAVIGEIDEETDSALDLGNIRAEPLNSVVH, encoded by the exons ATGTCCACCGCTCTAGAGAGTTACATTCACC GGACTGTTGCTATTGTCACTTCTGATGGCAGAATGATCGTG GGGACTCTAAAAGGCTTCGATCAGGCAATCAACCTCATCCTGGATGAAAGCCACGAGCGGGTCTTCAGCTCTTCACAGGGAGTCGAGCAGGTGGTTCTGGGACTGTATATTGTCAGAGGAGATAATGT ggCTGTAATCGGCGAGATTGATGAAGAAACTGATTCTGCGCTGGATCTTGGAAATATAAGAGCAGAACCGCTCAATTCTGTGGTGCATTGA
- the si:ch73-139j3.4 gene encoding tetraspanin-19 — protein sequence MKTDDKLQILKFFFMLVNAFFVILGISIFACSAWILFDQDSFVSVLSSGQEVKVVAGGLFFIGLVVVGVSLLGCAGAYFESRCFIIFYLSLLIVIILGQIFITFVLLIRRKTIEQFLRDKVDDIIKQYGGDESQTSWKLLDSVQTSARCCGRLNSNEWRNNTVIVSLGGTDIYPCSCFNGTCPVILEGTHSFGNGSDVFERGCEETLVNWLEMNIMVIFGMDVALLLIQIVQFIFAVQTFKCIGRKTRELQPTNLLNAMEENPAAEPDQEQYSLENQQIDDQTYNPQTDDGYYQHVGDDGGDYDDQYNNPEYFHQDDSQMHNTPAILQHQHSYSYDDQAYTRHQNYQQTYSPDDY from the exons ATGAAAACAGACGACAAACTTCAGATCCTGAAATTCTTCTTTATGCTTGTCAATGCCTTCTTTGTG ATTCTTGGCATCAGCATTTTTGCCTGTTCGGCTTGGATTTTATTTGATCAGGACAGCTTTGTAAGTGTTCTCAGCTCTG GACAGGAGGTAAAGGTGGTGGCCGGGGGGCTCTTTTTCATCGGCCTTGTCGTGGTTGGTGTGTCCTTGCTGGGTTGTGCCGGAGCCTATTTTGAGAGCAGATGCTTCATCATATTT TATCTGTCCTTATTAATTGTCATCATACTGGGTCAGATTTTCATCACCTTTGTGCTATTAATACGAAGAAAGACG ATTGAGCAGTTTTTGAGGGATAAAGTGGACGACATCATTAAGCAGTACGGAGGAGACGAAAGCCAAACATCCTGGAAACTTCTAGACAGCGTCCAGACCTCT GCCCGGTGCTGTGGTAGACTGAACTCAAACGAATGGAGGAATAACACAGTTATTGTATCCCTGGGGGGGACCGACATCTACCCCTGCTCCTGTTTCAATGGTACCTGCCCTGTAATCCTGGAAGGGACTCACAGTTTTGGAAACGGTTCAGACGTTTTTGAAAGG ggcTGTGAGGAGACTCTTGTCAACTGGCTAGAGATGAATATAATGGTAATATTTGGAATGGATGTTGCACTTCTTTTGATTCAG ATTGTGCAGTTTATCTTTGCCGTTCAAACCTTCAAATGCATCGGCCGCAAGACAAGAGAACTGCAACCCACCAATCTACTGAACGCCATGGAGGAAAACCCTGCAGCGGAGCCCGATCAAGAGCAGTACAGTCTAGAAAATCAGCAAATCGACGATCAAACCTATAACCCTCAAACTGACGACGGCTACTATCAACATGTCGGAGATGATGGTGGGGATTATGATGACCAATATAACAACCCAGAATATTTCCACCAGGACGACAGTCAAATGCACAATACACCTGCAATTCTCCAACACCAACACAGCTACAGCTATGATGATCAAGCATACACACGACACCAGAACTACCAACAGACCTACAGTCCTGATGATTACTGA